One window of Oscillibacter hominis genomic DNA carries:
- a CDS encoding tripartite tricarboxylate transporter TctB family protein, protein MFRIKTKTGQVEISKEIVVVLLMDLFAAAYAIAARGLSSASLMFPGFLLAGILIFSILCIKQSIHFRRESPAEADGEEIGFGVTGKLVAFVLLVLATLLCFNFLGAVLSVFLFLLVSMIILGVKNKLALILVPVVMVTFVYLVFKVWLAVPLPAGLLTFLK, encoded by the coding sequence ATGTTTAGAATCAAGACAAAAACCGGTCAGGTGGAGATATCCAAGGAAATCGTTGTGGTGCTGCTGATGGATCTCTTCGCCGCCGCCTATGCAATCGCGGCCCGGGGGCTGTCCTCCGCGTCGCTGATGTTCCCCGGCTTTTTGCTGGCGGGCATCCTGATATTCAGCATTCTGTGCATCAAGCAGTCCATCCACTTCCGCCGGGAATCCCCGGCGGAGGCGGATGGAGAGGAAATCGGATTCGGCGTCACCGGAAAGTTAGTGGCTTTTGTGCTGCTGGTGCTGGCCACGCTGCTGTGCTTCAACTTCTTGGGCGCGGTGCTTTCCGTTTTCCTGTTCCTGCTGGTTTCCATGATCATTCTGGGAGTCAAAAACAAACTGGCATTGATTCTTGTGCCGGTGGTTATGGTCACCTTTGTGTATTTGGTGTTTAAAGTGTGGCTGGCGGTTCCCCTGCCCGCTGGTCTGCTGACGTTTCTGAAGTAA